Part of the Brassica napus cultivar Da-Ae unplaced genomic scaffold, Da-Ae ScsIHWf_63;HRSCAF=104, whole genome shotgun sequence genome is shown below.
atagttattaaaaataatgaaaaaaaaaattttagttgtactacctcttcgaagattcggTCGGcttcttcggtggacaatgtgacgggtaatccatcgggagactcctgagttagttgcgtctcccgttcttcaatccgagtaGCCACTGCTTGAgcgagtttctcagatgcaggatccacaaaaactccgtcggatgtggcgtgagtcatcttgaataggtcagacagagatggtaagactcccgtcttctccaactacaaaaaaaaaaatattaaaagttatattaattgaatattttaaaataaatatttaaaaacaaaacttacaacgTCTAGACGGATGCCTGCATGTGGTTTTTggccggttctgtgaagcatgggcaaattaccatctttatccttcgttcttcgagaagccgagcacgaattggcctttttgatcgaagacgggtgcttccaataggcgatgaggccatcccacacatccttcgtgagctcagtgggctttccctcatacccgtcgagctcccacttgtccttccaatcggagactgtgttgcagaggcggatctttgcttttgcaacgaattccgccttcaccatctcggtgattcccaaagaccaatgccacttttgctgaaacacaaaaaatttgaaaaaattacaattaataataatatttaaaaaatatatacatatttaaaagttaaaatttaattaaatttaaaaatcttaccgcaaacattttaaaccacgtgatcttaacgtgatttggagtcttgctccagttcggatatgccccgtcgtagtaacccttaatcgtttTCGAAACGCTCCGGCCAACACGGTtattagccccaaacctgaaaggaaaacaatttaaccgttagaaaataaaaatattttaaatttttatgtaataaaaattaataacttaccaataagttcctcggggtctatcggggtctagaacatccaaaccctctcgtccgggctgggcaagcaaatcctctaccgtatatctcgcgaatggggcatatgaaggcacacgcaaatccggatgaactgcaccttctgggacaggctcaggtgcagccgctggaggaggaggtggaggcatatgCGGTGGAGGCATTtgcggtggaggcatctgcggtggaggaggactccaagcaactctctgagaaggctgagagtctggaactgcggTGGAGGATGATGGAccagaagacgatggaccggaagaagatgtaccggaaccatcgtcGCCAAACAAATCTCTATAACTAGGTGCTCTGGATTttcttctaggagccatctaaaaaaaattaaaataaattttatcagttacgacataataaaaatattattccgttacctaactaatcacctaaactaattacctaactaatcacctaaactaattccgttacctaactaatcacctaaactaatttaaaaaaaaaaaaaaagagagagaagagagagtttaccTTAGAGAGAGCAAAGGAATTTGGGAGGAATGAGCGAGGCAGCCTCGCTCTCGGCGTCCCcttatatagattaggattcgtcgtaaaatcgacgtaaatttacgacgaatttaccaggcccgcgtttttccatttacgacgaatttaccaggcccgtgttttttaatttacgacgaaattaccaggcccgtgtttttcgagttacgacgaaattaccaggcccgcgtttttccatttacgacgaaattacgacgcttaaccctaaacaccgagaatgaaatccctaaaccccaaagtgacatatcatctaacatcatatcttatATCATACTACTTCTTACTCtttcttttagaaaatgttacaatagagaaatccaacatttgatacatatattacatcactctaaatcgttttcgttctcatcactatcattacaatcatcatcgtcgcttctctcgaactcgtcttcacgtgcttcatctgtcgcatcttcgggaatatcttcatattgaaagttttgcgggtcgatcaaaaggatttcatcagttggttgttctggtacctcaacttcagtgatagcgtcttcttcttgcaagggcggttcttctccaacgacaatgcgtccacgaggtgtaactttgatagcagttacccagtttatcccggaagttcgaagccgaggataaggaaggaagctaacttgctcggcttgtgaagctaaaatgaaaggctcaaatttgttgtatcttctcccaaaattgacatccacaacaccaaatttgttataccgaatccctcggttcacaacaggatcgaaccattcacatttgaagaggacgcattttagcttcaataaccccggaaattccacttcaataatctcctgcaatatcccgtaaaagtctgtttcacctttcacacatattccgtagttactcgttgcccgatgtctcccatactcgtatgtgtgaaaggtaaatcctcgtgtgaaatacataggtgatgtggtgacctttgcaactggaccttgaaccaattcatgaaaccatacgggataataaggatcgtcataatcaacctgcaaaaaacatatatatattcttaaacacttacttaattaatataatagtatgagatatattacctgtgattttaaccacttgacaaagtgcttatctttacgtgtatccacatcagttgcagatattcctggtattgcttcttcaacttgagatacaaacatcctgcaaattgaacaaataatcaaatcatacataattaacttcaattcatataattaacattcacaaaatatttacctttcaaagtaacgggtcattgcatcctcgcagttgagcagaatataagtgtgggcactatgtttatcttcttcacatgaccaccatacttctttcgttttaccaccaaaccgtccaatttcgcagaaaatgtcaggaacaccatcaattggatatgatgtcggtactccaccatcatcatatcttctaggaactctttttctcgtacgaacagttggagcaaagtagtatgatgtgaagttagatgtttcggctgtcaaactccctgcaactattgaaccttctacctttgcaagatttcttgctttccccttcaaatgtttcatctgtcgctcatacggatacatccatccgttgtgaacaggtccacgaagcaatgcttcatacggtaggtggacaactagatgctccatgacgtcaaaaaatgaaggaggaaatatcttctccaggttgcacaatatgatcggaatgttctgatgaagttgttcgatgacttcttctttgaacgtacgtgtgctaagatctctgaaaaatgctccgatggctgtatattttaaaaggaatcaaattaataacatttcgtaacataggtatatatataaatttataattacctgcaagtgcttcgtggacatttgctggaaggagctcggcaaaagcaaatggaagcagtcgttgcataaacacatgacaatcatgacttttcattccggagaacttttgacctcgttcaataCATCTTgacatatttgaaacataaccatcaggaaacttaacttccgatgcaacccagtcaaacaaggttgttttcgctgctgatgacaaccggaagatgggaacaggaacgtttccattgctcttgatatgtaactcacttcttgagcaaatatcaggtaagtccatccttgactttttgttatcttttgtcttcccagggacgttaagtaatgtattcatgatgttctcaaaaaagttcttctcgatatgcatgacatccagattgtggcgtaagagaagatccttccaatacggtagctcccaaaatatactcttcttatgccaattgtgagatacaccatacccatcaggcatatttccaggaacatgccaatttcctccaaccttaactgtttcctgagctccgtaataatcaatgtccgcttcgatctgctggccggtgagatatggaggaggactgtctctgacaatttttttgtgtcgaaacaatgtcttgtttcttctgtacggatgggcaagtggaagaaaccgacgatgacaatcaaaccaacaactcttcctaccattcttcagttgaaaagcatccgtggatccaagacaatacggacaagataatcttccatgtgttgtccagccagacaacatcccataagcagggaaatcacttatcgtccacatcagaactgctcgcatcgtaaaattggttttcaaggaacaatcgtacgtcctcaccccttctgaccacaattgctttagctcttctatcaacggttgaagaaaaacatcaagagaccgttttggatgcttcggccctgggattaatatggtcaaaaatagaaattcttgttccatgcacatatccggcggtaaattatacggcgtaagaatgactggccacaaagaatattgtctaccagacattccaaatggactaaatccatcggtgcataacccaagatagacattccgaatatttgtagcaaaatctccgtgtaccttgttgaaatgtttccacgctcttgcgtctgatggatgtgcaacctcaccatctctctggacatgttcggcatgccacctcatcgacgcagcagtcctctcagattgatataatcttttcaatctgtctgtaattggtaggtaccacatcctttggtacggtaccctattcctcccacggccttgcggtttgaatcgtggttttttgcagaatcgacactcttctaacttgtcatcttccttccagtagatcatgcagttgtcgatgcaaacatcaatcatctccgagggtaacccaagactataaaccaatttctgaatctcataataagattcagcagacacgttgtcttctggcaaatactctttaaacaactccgcccatgcatccatgcaattctcaggtaaattatgatccgttttaatattcatcatcctagctgctagagacaatttagagagaccttctctacaaccagtgtagattggttgatttgcagcatctagcatttcataaaacctttttgcatccaaattaggttcttctacatttccagttccatctgctattgttgtagttgtttctaaaaatgcatcactaatcatatcttgaaccctatcatgatctaccatctgctcctcttgatgataattatattcattatgcacatgattcggttcttcattatgatgagcatcctcaaaattagcattactactactagcttcatttcccccataaccctctccatgttgataccaaatgtaatactgtggtgtaaatcctctgtttactaaatgattccatacagtttcactacgtgcaaatttcgaatttttgcattttgaacaggggcagaacatcttaccgctttcctgcgtgatcggtgtacagcccgcctggtgcatgaatgtctctagcccgttcAGAAATgcattcgtcactctcccgtcggaatctttgtgcaaatacatccaacttcgtaactcgtaaatactaccgccaccgaccattttttctactatttttttttaaatttttttttttccgtttgtgtcttgtgaggaagagagttgtgtgttgtgaggaagagagttgtgggaaatgacatatatatagagaaattttcgagttgggtagttgaaatataacaacgattttacaagggaaagtttacatggattttacatagtttttttacaacgactttacaacgAAACTCGATAagtttttcacctaaatataacggtaacatgattcgttgtaatatcgatgtaaaatttcattttcgaCGTACTTACGTCGTAatattacatggcgtttacgacgaaatttggtttcgttggtttcgtcgtaattgcgttgttaCCCCACCAATTACTATTTCTAAAACAACGATAAGGAACCTGTGTcgttcgtctgtctgccaattcagtggaacgacaaggagaaagtggacggaagtgcagCTGGTTTGTACTTGAGAGGAACCTTTGACGATGGTCGGAGGTTTCACTCAAGTATAAACCAACTTCACTTCCCTCCATTTTCTCCTTATCGCTCtactgaattggcagacagacgaatgACTCATGTTCGTTATCGTTATCTTCGAAATAGTAATTGGTGGTTCGagaagaagagagttgtgtgttgtgaggaagagagttgtgtgttgtgaggaagagagttgtgggaaatgacatatatatagagaaatatggtaagttttacatggattttacatggaaaATTTACAACGCGTTTACAACGAacttaggtaagttaaagcactttcaatacacgttttcacctttatgtaacggtaacatgattcgttgtaatgtcgatgtaacgtttacaactattttgcattccacgtactttcgtcgtaaacttacattaactttacgacgaatacatttcgtcgtaaattaccatcgagtttacgacgaagtcatgtcgcgtcgtaattgcgttgtaaagctcatgtaaatttacgaggaaattatttcctcgtaaaatgccgttgttactgctacgttttcttgtagtgatagtgattcatcctggtttgattggaacgatggaGAAGCCGTGCTATTCCCAAtttggaaaactggaatcacctgatttgaaagtgggataacttcttcatcccaactcctatgagttttattcaactttctggtgattctccgccactttttgtatacaaatcaagcttctgacaaagtgattaatcctggtttgattggaacgacgaagaagctttgctattaccaaactgggaaactggaatcacctgatttgaaagtgggataacttcttcatccaactcctatgagatttattcaacgtcctggcgattctccaccactttatgtatccaaatcaagcttctcaaaaagtgattcatcctggtttgattggaacgacgaagaagttgtgctattcccaaactaggaaactggaatcacctgatttgaaagtgggataacttcttcatcccaactcctatgagatttattcaactttctggtgattctccgccacttaatgtatccaaatcaagcttctgacaaagtgattaatcctggtttgattggaacgacgaagaagctgtgctattcccaaactgggaaactggaatcacatgatttgaaagtgggataacttcttcttgccaactcctatgagatttattcaacttcctcgtgattctccaccactttatgtatccaaatcaagcttctcacaaagtgattcatctttgtttgattggaacgacgaagaagctgtgatattcccaaactgggaaactagaatcacctgattttaaagtgggataacttcttcatccctactactatgaggtttattcaacttcctggtgattttccaccactttatgtatccaaatcaagctttttacaaagtgattcatcctggtttgattgaaacgacgaagacgctgtgctattcccaaactgggaaactggaatcacctgatttgaaagtgggataacttcttcatcccaactcctatgagatttattcaactttctggtgattctccgccactttttgtatccaaatcaagcttctgacaaagtgattaatcctggtttgattggaacgacgaagaagctttgctattaccaaactgggaaactagaatcacctgatttgaaagtgggataacttcttcatccctactactatgaggtttattcaacttcctggtgattttccaccactttatgtatccaaatcaagctttttacaaagggattcatcctggtttgattgaaacgatgaagaagctgtgctattcccaaactaggaaactggaatcaccttatttgaaagtgggataatttcttcatcccaagtCCTATGAGATATTTTCAACTTCCCggtgattatccaccactttatgtatccaaatgaagcttctcacaaagtgattcatcctggtttgattggaacgacgaagatgctgtgctattcccaaactggaaaactggaatcaccttatttgaaagtgggataacttcttcatcccaactcctatgagatttattcaacttcctggtgattctccacgactttatgtatccaaatcaagcttctgacaaagtgattaatcctgttttgattggaacgatgaagaagctttgctattaccaaactaggaaactataatcacctgatttgaaagtgggataacttcttcatccctactactatgaggtttattcaacttcctggtgattatccaccactttatgtatccaaatgaagcttctcacaaaatgattcatcatggtttgattggaacgacgaagatgctgtgctattcccaaactggaaaactggaatcaccttatttgaaagtgggataacttcttcatcccaactcctatgagatttattcaacttcctggtgattctccacgactttatgtatccaaatcaagcttctcacaaagtgattcatcctggtttgattggaacgacgaagatggtgtgctattcccaaactggaaaactggaatcaccttatttgaaagtgggataacttcttcatcccaactcctatgagatttattcaacttcctggtgattctccaccattttatgtatccaaatcaagcttcttaaaaagtgattcatccttgtttgattggaacgacgaagaagctgtgctattcccaatttgggaaactggaatcacctgatttgaaagtgggataacttcttcatcccaactcctatgagatttattcaactttctggtgattctccgccactttatgtatccaaatcaagcttctgacaaagtgattaatcctggtttgattggaacgacgaagaagctgtgctattcccaaactggaaaactggaatcaccttatttgaaagtgggataacttcttcatcccaactcctatgagatttattcaacttgctggtgattctccaccattttatgtatccaaatcaagcttcttacatagtgattcatcctggtttgattggaacgatgaagaagctgtgctattcccaatttggaaaactggaatcacctgatttgaaagtgggataacttcttcatcccaactcctatgagatttattcaactttctggtgattctccgccactttttgtatacaaatcaagcttctgacaaagtgattaatcctggtttgattggaacgacgaagaagctttgctattaccaaactgggaaactggaatcacctgatttgaaagtgggataacttcttcatccaactcctatgagatttattcaacgtcctggcgattctccaccactttatgtatccaaatcaagcttctcacaaagtgattcatcctggtttgattggaacgacgaagaagttgtgctattcccaaactaggaaactggaatcacctgatttgaaagtgggataacttcttcatcccaactcctatgagatttattcaaatttctggtgattctccgccactttatgtatccaaatcaagcttctgacaaagtgattaatcctggtttgattggaacgacgaagaagctgtgctattcccaaactaggaaactggaatcacctgatttgaaagtgggataacttcttcatccaaactcctatgagatttattcaacttcctggtgattctccaccactttatgtatccaaatcaagcttctcacaaagtgattcatctttgtttgattggaacgacgaagaagctgtgatattcccaaactgggaaactagaatcacatgatttgaaagtgggataacttcttcatccctactactatgaggtttattcaacttcctggtgattttccaccactttatgtatccaaatcaagctttttacaaagtgattcatcctggtttgattgaaacgacgaagaagctgtgctattcccaaactgggaaactggaatcacctgatttgaaagtgggataacttcttcatcccaactcctatgagatttattcaactttctggttaTTCTCcgccactttttgtatccaaatcaagcttctgacaaagtgattaatcctggtttgattggaacgacgaagaagctttgctattaccaaactgggaaactggaatcacctgatttgaaagtgggataacttcttcatccaactcctatgagatttattcaacgtcctggcgattctccaccactttatgtatccaaatcaagcttctcaaaaagtgattcatcctggtttgattggaacgacgaagaagttgtgctattcccaaagtaggaaactggaatcacctgatttgaaagtgagataacttcttcatcccaactcctatgagatttattcaactttctggtgattctccgccactttatgtatccaaatcaagcatctgacaaagtgattaatcctggtttgattggaacgacgaagaagctgtgctattcccaaactgggaaactggaatcacatgatttgaaagtgggataacttcttcttgccaactcctatgagatttattcaacttcctggtgattctccaccactttatgtatccaaatcaagcttctcacaaagtgattcatctttgtttgattggaacgacgaagaagctgtgatattcccaaactgggaaactagaatcacctgatttgaaagtgggataacttcttcatccctactactatgaggtttattcaacttcctggtgattttccaccactttatgtatccaaatcaagctttttacaaagtgattcatcctggtttgattgaaacgacgaagaagctgtgctattcccaaactgggaaactggaatcacctgatttgaaagtgggataatttcttcatcccaagtCCTATGAGATATTTTCAACTTCCCggtgattatccaccactttatgtatccaaatgaagcttctcacaaagtgattcatcctggtttgattggaacgacgaagatgttgtgctattcccaaactggaaaactagaatcacctgatttgaaagtgggat
Proteins encoded:
- the LOC125604855 gene encoding classical arabinogalactan protein 9-like; translation: MAPRRKSRAPSYRDLFGDDGSGTSSSGPSSSGPSSSTAVPDSQPSQRVAWSPPPPQMPPPQMPPPHMPPPPPPAAAPEPVPEGAVHPDLRVPSYAPFARYTVEDLLAQPGREGLDVLDPDRPRGTYW